DNA sequence from the Lachancea thermotolerans CBS 6340 chromosome H complete sequence genome:
TTCAACGGGCGAGTTCAGCTTCTCCAGGTTAGATTTCAAAGACTGCAACGACTCCACTGTCTTCCCGCCACTCTTCTGGTAGAGTTGCCATTGCTCATTGACTTCGGGGTCCTCCGGCGTGTTCGTGAATAGAACTAGAACACGCACCAGTGATGACTGGCATAGTACGCGACCTAGGGCCAGCGCGCGGGCACCGCACCTATTATCACTCGCTAGTATAACAACAAGGGGCTGTGGGTTTGTGTTTTGTGCGTGAAGACGGACCCTGCCGCCAAGTTTCTGTTTCACAAACAGCGACATGTGGACAGCCCAGTGTTCCATGGCCATCTTGGAAGTGAACCCAAAACTATCGCTGCATACGCGTTCTATCTCCAGGAGCTGAACTGGTGTGGCGCAAGGGACAGAGACGCCCGTGGTGGTAGTCACGAAGCCCGATGGCTTGCTGATAGAGCCTGGGCGTGTGAGTGCACGCTGCAACTGTGAAAGAACCTGGTCGTTCTTAGCCTCATTATCGCCAGCACTCTGTAGAAGGTGCGTGATGTTGATGGACTTTGTAATTGGCAAATACTCGGTGTGCGTGGAGTCCTCTTCCAGGCTATCCCAGTTGTCCTGCTTGGCGTCAGGAATAACAAGCTCATCGGTCTCGAACTTTCTGTCCTTGATGTTGTGCGATACCAAGCGGGATTTTTGCTCAACTTTGTCCTGCTCCTTCAATTTGGCGAACACGTCTTCCTTGTTGAACATGCGTaggttttcttggaaatCAAAATCGTCCTGCTGCTTAATAGCGGCAGCATCATCATCCTGCCAATCTGTATTAGAGCCGGCAGACGCCAGTCGGGCAGCGGCAGGCGCGGCTGCACCTGCTGCGCCAGAAACAGAGCCGGCGCTGCTGTTCCTGGCGACGCCTTGCTTGCCCTGTTTCGGAGTCGAGACAACCTTCAGATCTTTTAATCTTGACGccttgaccttgaaaacctGCGAAGTACCACCGTCGCTGAAAGTAACGTCTGATAGCGTCAGCGACTTGGGATTTGCCTTGGCCACTCGACCAGTGATAATCTTGCCGTCTTTGAGTTCAACTTCAATACCAAATCCGGAGAACTGTGACATCTAAGCTTTGCCAATGGGTTCCAGCACTTGGAAGGTCAAATATCTGGGTTTTGAGTCGAGCCAAAGAGTTCGAATTTGTGCTTTTTCGGCGTTTCGTGGAAATTCGAACGATAGTTGTCGAATTAATATTACttccaattttgaaaatttaCTGCCAGGAGAAGCTATCTTTCGCCAACCAAACCAGCGTTGAACTCGGTGAAACGGCCTAAGAAAGCTCTCAGCTACTAAGCCAAAATGGAAGATCCTAATACTAGAATGTCCAAACACCGTAAAATTGCGGTTATGGGTGCGAGAAATGTTGGTAAAAGCTCACTAACTGTTCAGTTCGTTGAGTCACGGTTTGTCGAATCCTACTATCCTACCATCGAGAACCAATTCACCAAGCAGGTGGTACTAGGGAAAACCGCTTACACTCTCGAAATATGCGACACAGCCGGTCAGGACGAATTTTCGCTCATCAACACGAAATCGCTGATGGGAGTTAAGGGCGTAGCGATCGTATACAGCTGTGTGAATCGGGCAAGCTTCGAAATTGTGGAGTTGATACGTGACAAGATCCTAGACCAGCTGGGTCTTGATAATGTTCCAACAGTAATAGTTGCCAATAAGATAGACCTTAGGGACTCTGGGATAAATGGCGGCAGGGTTGACTCTCGTGAGGGAGCGGAGCTGGCAGCGCGCCTCGGAGCGGGCTTCGTGGAATGCAGTGCCAAGCTGAATATAGGCGTTGAAGACGCCGTACTCCAGCTACTCAAGCGCATTGAGGGCATCGATGGCGACCTTTCAGACGCATCCAAATGCAGTATCATGTGAAAAGTTGTTGGAGCAGAGGTGTTAGGAAGATCACATAGTTTGAAACAGTTCGCTTTCGCGATAGGGTTTAAACAAGGACTGGTCTATAAATTGAGATGTGCTTGTGCTATAGAATCTCTACACGGGAGATCTCAACAGTTATTATACAATAGTTTAGTGTGTGTGTAATGACAATGACGGAAGGTTTGGATAGACTGACCGCTTACCAACAGGTGTATCCACCATCGACAACAAGGTTCTCACCTGTGGTGTAACTGGAAGCCGAGGAGCTGAGTAGGTAGAGCATGGCACCGACGAACTCACGAGGGTCAGCCATACGGCCCATTGGCACACGGGAAGTCCACTCCTGCTGCAAGGCAGCACCTTCTGGAGAACCAGAGATAACCTTCTTGGTTAGCGCAGTGGCAATGTAGCCTGGAGAGATGGAGTTCACACGGATACCGTAACGAGCCCACTCGCAAGCCAAAGAGCGGGCCATGTGGATGACGCCAGCCTTGGACATGTTGTAAGCGACCTGTGGCTGTGGGTTGTTAACAATACAGCCGGACATGGAGCCAATGAGAACGTAAGAGGCGTGTGGGAACTGGGGAACAGCCTCACCCGCCTCGCTGGAGTCCGAGGAGACGGACTTACGTCTTTGAGACTTCTGGAGCAATTGTCTAGACATGGACTGGCAGATGTAGAGAGAGCCCATGAGGTTGACGCGCACCACGGCCTCGGCCTGGCGGGCATCGTAATCCATGGCTGGGATGTTCTGGCAGTAACCAGCGGTGTGAATCAACTTGTCGGGGACAATGCCGTTGTGCTTTAGAGGGATCGCGCGCACAACCTCCTCGACAATGGCGGCATCACCGATGTCGCAGGGCCACGCGG
Encoded proteins:
- the EDC3 gene encoding Edc3p (similar to uniprot|P39998 Saccharomyces cerevisiae YEL015W EDC3 Non-essential conserved protein of unknown function plays a role in mRNA decapping by specifically affecting the function of the decapping enzyme Dcp1p localizes to cytoplasmic mRNA processing bodies), which translates into the protein MSQFSGFGIEVELKDGKIITGRVAKANPKSLTLSDVTFSDGGTSQVFKVKASRLKDLKVVSTPKQGKQGVARNSSAGSVSGAAGAAAPAAARLASAGSNTDWQDDDAAAIKQQDDFDFQENLRMFNKEDVFAKLKEQDKVEQKSRLVSHNIKDRKFETDELVIPDAKQDNWDSLEEDSTHTEYLPITKSINITHLLQSAGDNEAKNDQVLSQLQRALTRPGSISKPSGFVTTTTGVSVPCATPVQLLEIERVCSDSFGFTSKMAMEHWAVHMSLFVKQKLGGRVRLHAQNTNPQPLVVILASDNRCGARALALGRVLCQSSLVRVLVLFTNTPEDPEVNEQWQLYQKSGGKTVESLQSLKSNLEKLNSPVEIVLDAMQGFDLNLQDLCSDAADEARLEDIINWCNAQQAVWSLDIPSGLDAGSALPNFSAHVNANSVICLCWPLTGAYNLRSQFPNHAPEIHLVDLGVPQAVYSVRSSLRKFQIADLFVTEGMVQLT
- the RHB1 gene encoding putative GTPase RHB1 (similar to uniprot|P25378 Saccharomyces cerevisiae YCR027C RHB1 Putative Rheb-related GTPase involved in regulating canavanine resistance and arginine uptake member of the Ras superfamily of G-proteins), which encodes MEDPNTRMSKHRKIAVMGARNVGKSSLTVQFVESRFVESYYPTIENQFTKQVVLGKTAYTLEICDTAGQDEFSLINTKSLMGVKGVAIVYSCVNRASFEIVELIRDKILDQLGLDNVPTVIVANKIDLRDSGINGGRVDSREGAELAARLGAGFVECSAKLNIGVEDAVLQLLKRIEGIDGDLSDASKCSIM
- a CDS encoding KLTH0H13992p (conserved hypothetical protein) — protein: MTNSNSNGMVESAQQDLPSMPKLQDILPSFRLDGHVTIVTGGSGGLAHTLTQALLAQGSDVALLDLSVERLEYTQRELQEFARANNLNKVTISAWPCDIGDAAIVEEVVRAIPLKHNGIVPDKLIHTAGYCQNIPAMDYDARQAEAVVRVNLMGSLYICQSMSRQLLQKSQRRKSVSSDSSEAGEAVPQFPHASYVLIGSMSGCIVNNPQPQVAYNMSKAGVIHMARSLACEWARYGIRVNSISPGYIATALTKKVISGSPEGAALQQEWTSRVPMGRMADPREFVGAMLYLLSSSASSYTTGENLVVDGGYTCW